A region of Leifsonia xyli DNA encodes the following proteins:
- a CDS encoding sugar ABC transporter substrate-binding protein yields the protein MKRTLASRTLRRAIAAAVVSTVVGVSLAACSGGTSSGGGSASDIDAALKQGGTITYWSWTPSAEAQVAAFEKQYPKVKVKLVNAGTNTTEYTKLQNAIKAGSGAPDVAQVEYYAIPQFALSDSLVDLKQYGFDKLKGDYTPGPWGSVNVGGKLFGLPQDSGPMAMFYNKTLFDKYGIEVPKTWDEYVAAAQKLHAADPNAYITSDSGDSGFTTSMIWQAGGRPFTVDGTKVSINLQDEGTKKWTATWDKLVEGKLLSTVPGWSDDWFKALGNGSIATLVTGAWMPGVLESSVKDGSGQWRVAPIPTYDGQPANAENGGGGQVVLKQSKNPALAAGFLKWLNNDQDSIKVFLKSGGFPSTTKDLNSSDFLATAPEYFGGQKINEVLVDGAKNVSTGWQYLPFQVYANSIYGDTVGQSYTSNSSLNPGLQAWQKALVDYGNQQGFTVSGK from the coding sequence ATGAAGCGCACACTCGCGTCCCGGACGCTGCGCCGGGCCATCGCGGCGGCGGTCGTCAGCACCGTCGTCGGCGTCTCGCTCGCCGCCTGCTCCGGCGGCACGTCGTCGGGAGGCGGCAGCGCCTCCGACATCGACGCAGCCCTCAAGCAGGGCGGCACCATCACCTACTGGTCGTGGACGCCGTCGGCGGAGGCGCAGGTCGCCGCGTTCGAGAAGCAGTACCCGAAGGTCAAGGTCAAGCTGGTCAACGCCGGCACGAACACGACCGAGTACACCAAGCTGCAGAACGCGATCAAGGCGGGGTCGGGCGCACCCGACGTCGCGCAGGTCGAGTACTACGCCATCCCGCAGTTCGCGCTCTCCGACTCCCTGGTCGACCTGAAGCAGTACGGCTTCGACAAGCTGAAGGGCGACTACACCCCCGGCCCGTGGGGCTCGGTGAACGTCGGCGGCAAGTTGTTCGGCCTCCCCCAGGACTCCGGTCCCATGGCGATGTTCTACAACAAGACGCTGTTCGACAAGTACGGCATCGAGGTCCCGAAGACGTGGGACGAGTACGTCGCCGCGGCGCAGAAGCTGCACGCCGCCGACCCCAACGCCTACATCACCAGCGACTCGGGCGACTCCGGCTTCACCACCTCCATGATCTGGCAGGCCGGCGGCCGTCCGTTCACCGTGGACGGCACCAAGGTCTCGATCAACCTCCAGGACGAGGGCACCAAGAAGTGGACGGCGACCTGGGACAAGCTGGTCGAGGGCAAGCTGCTCTCCACCGTCCCCGGCTGGAGCGACGATTGGTTCAAGGCGCTCGGCAACGGCTCCATCGCGACCCTGGTCACCGGAGCGTGGATGCCCGGCGTGCTCGAGTCGTCGGTGAAGGACGGCTCCGGCCAGTGGCGCGTCGCGCCCATCCCGACCTATGACGGCCAGCCCGCGAACGCCGAGAACGGCGGCGGCGGCCAGGTCGTGCTCAAGCAGAGCAAGAACCCGGCGCTCGCGGCCGGCTTCCTCAAGTGGCTGAACAACGACCAGGACAGCATCAAGGTCTTCCTGAAGTCGGGCGGGTTCCCGTCCACGACGAAGGACCTGAACTCCTCCGACTTCCTCGCCACCGCCCCCGAGTACTTCGGCGGCCAGAAGATCAACGAGGTGCTGGTGGACGGCGCCAAGAACGTGTCGACCGGCTGGCAGTACCTGCCGTTCCAGGTCTACGCGAACAGCATCTACGGCGACACCGTCGGCCAGTCCTACACGTCGAACTCCAGCCTGAACCCCGGCCTGCAGGCCTGGCAGAAGGCGCTGGTCGATTACGGCAACCAGCAGGGCTTCACCGTCAGCGGCAAGTAG